A single region of the Cotesia glomerata isolate CgM1 unplaced genomic scaffold, MPM_Cglom_v2.3 scaffold_123, whole genome shotgun sequence genome encodes:
- the LOC123273705 gene encoding DNA mismatch repair protein Msh2 isoform X1, translated as MTEQKTIFGMDPNGQQTFVRFYKTLPEKSSSTIQFFKRSDYYTCHGEDALFVSNEVFKTTSSCKMIGAEPNKLESVLVNKANFENLIKDLLLVRRYRVEVYEDKGTGRNRNWVVEYKGSPGNLSQFEEILFDSGDIEADVIASGAIMAVIMGMEGKSKVVGLSCIDTMSSVIRVAQFMDDEAFSNLEALTVSNSPKECLLIQSENSQDFETIKGIIERNNVMITLKKKKDFDKESLIQDLDKLLKFKKGEMESAHIYPETNLEHAMSATAGIIKYLDLLSDEGNLGQYKIEDLKQYHFLKLDSAAIRALNIDPPPEYRLGGNRGAATSIHELLDKCKTPQGHRLLSLWLKQPLQDLAHIKERHDIVEYFVNNSSVRSEVSNEYLRQIPDLEQLVKKLLRKKARLRDVYKIYDCVNRLPQLVESLSDDSTPAALKSMILEPLKENVADMEKYQQMVEETIDFDAVETGEYFIKPSYSSDLTELNESIEKLKKKMKSQLSKAAEDLGLEAEKSIKLECTSQQGYFFRVTMKEEKIVSRSKSYTVFDSIKSGVKFRNGTLEALNQEYLEDREKYEAEQKIIVTEVINLAIGYCSTIKNIAAVAAVLDVLCAFAVAATNTQKTYVRPKMLPSDAGEMKFIQARHPCVEGQEDVHYIANDIEFKRGESEFHIITGPNMGGKSTHLKTAGIVVLLAHIGSFVPCDEASMSMVDCIFARVGAEDSPFKGLSTFMAEMIEMAYIMRTATSNSLILIDELGRGTSTYDGRGLAWAIAEDLAKNVRAFTFFATHFHEITILAENIPTVKNYHVTALVKGEDVVFLYAVKEGVSDQSFGINVARMVNLPPEVIEYAEKKLTDLEENQHIYEGYFEGPYSAAEKRKFVVEADALIEEFTGKCKALDPSLPEDELMKKINEYKEEIVGQKNPYIEALLKKSKPSIS; from the exons ACACGTGCCATGGCGAAGATGCGTTGTTTGTTTCtaatgaagtttttaaaacaaCATCTTCTTGCAAAATGATTGGAGctg AACCGAATAAGCTAGAAAGTGTACTCGTCAACAAAGCCAACTTTGAAAATCtaataaaagatttattattagttagaAGATACCGAGTTGAAGTATATGAAGATAAAGGTACAGGACGTAATCGTAACTGGGTTGTTGAATACAAAGGATCACCGGGAAATTTAAGTCAATTTGAAGAAATACTTTTTGATAGTGGAGACATTGAAGCTGATGTAATTGCAAGTGGAGCTATTATGGCGGTTATTATGGGAATGGAAGGAAAATCTaaa gTTGTGGGATTGAGTTGCATTGACACAATGTCATCAGTAATTCGCGTGGCGCAGTTTATGGACGATGAAGCATTCTCAAACTTAGAAGCTTTGACAGTGTCCAACTCGCCCAAAGAATGTCTATTGATCCAGAGCGAAAACAGCCAAGACTTTGAAACAATTAAAGGCATAATTGAGCGTAACAATGTCATGATTactttgaagaagaaaaaagacTTTGACAAGGAGTCTTTGATACAGGATTTGGATAAACTTTTAAAGTTCAAAAAGGGTGAGATGGAAAGTGCCCACATTTATCCAGAAACTAATTTAGAACATGCAATGTCGGCAACCGCTGGCATTATCAAGTATCTGGATTTACTTTCGGACGAAGGAAACTTGGGTCAGTATAAAATCGAAGATCTCAAGCAATATCACTTCTTAAAACTTGATTCCGCGGCAATAAGAGCTCTGAACATCGATCCACCACCCGAGTACCGGCTGGGAGGCAACAGAGGTGCTGCTACCAGCATCCACGAGCTATTGGATAAATGTAAAACTCCCCAAGGTCATCGTCTTCTGAGTCTCTGGTTGAAACAGCCTTTACAAGATCTTGCACACATCAAAGAGCGTCATGATATCGTcgaatattttgttaataattctaGCGTTCGTTCCGAAGTTAGTAATGAGTACCTGAGACAAATTCCTGACTTAGAGCAGctggttaaaaaattactgcgTAAAAAAGCGCGTCTACGTGATGTTTATAA GATCTACGACTGTGTGAACCGCTTACCTCAGCTGGTCGAATCTTTGAGCGACGACAGTACTCCAGCAGCATTAAAATCAATGATATTAGAGCCACTGAAAGAAAATGTTGCTGACATGGAGAAATATCAGCAGATGGTCGAAGAGACTATCGACTTTGATGCTGTAGAAACTGGagagtattttattaaaccgTCTTACAGCAGTGATTTAAccg AATTAAACGAGtcgattgaaaaattgaagaagAAAATGAAATCGCAATTGAGCAAAGCCGCTGAAGATCTAGGACTTGAAGCAGAAAAGTCAATAAAATTAGAATGTACGTCCCAGCAAGGCTACTTTTTCCGTGTTACaatgaaagaagaaaaaatagtaaGTCGCAGTAAGAGTTACACAGTGTTTGATTCAATAAAAAGCGGAGTTAAATTCCGCAACGGTACATTGGAAGCCCTAAATCAAGAGTACTTGGAGGACAGAGAAAAGTACGAAGCTgagcaaaaaataattgtaacagAAGTAATAAACCTCGCGATTGGATATTGCTCGACGATTAAAAACATcgctgctgttgctgctgtATTGGATGTACTCTGTGCCTTTGCGGTTGCCGCTACTAATACTCAGAAGACGTATGTACGTCCGAAAATGCTGCCTAGTGACGCTGGAGAGATGAAGTTCATTCAGGCGAGACACCCATGTGTCGAGGGACAAGAGGATGTTCATTATATCGCTAATGATATTGAATTCAAACGTGGAGAATCGGAGTTTCATATAATTACCGGTCCTAACATGGGTGGTAAAAGTACACATTTGAAAACAGCTGGTATAGTTGTTCTTCTTGCTCATATTGGAAGCTTTGTTCCTTGCGACGAAGCCTCTATGTCTATGGTTGACTGTATTTTTGCTCGAGTCGGTGCCGAAGATTCGCCTTTTAAAGGATTGTCCACTTTTATGGCTGAGATGATAGAAATGGCTTACATTATgagg actgCAACATcaaattcacttattttaatCGATGAACTTGGTAGAGGAACGTCAACATACGACGGTCGAGGTCTAGCGTGGGCGATAGCTGAAGATTTGGCTAAAAATGTCCGAGCTTTTACATTTTTTGCGACTCACTTCCACGAGATAACGATCCTCGCTGAAAATATACCAACGGTAAAAAATTACCACGTAACAGCTCTAGTAAAAGGTGAAGACGTAGTTTTCTTGTACGCCGTCAAGGAAGGAGTCAGCGACCAAAGTTTTGGTATTAACGTTGCTCGTATGGTCAATCTACCCCCAGAAGTTATTGAATACGCGGAAAAGAAACTCACAGATCTCGAAGAAAACCAGCACATTTATGAAGGATACTTCGAGGGTCCTTACAGTGCCGCTGAGAAAAGGAAGTTTGTGGTTGAAGCTGACGCACTCATTGAAGAATTTACTGGCAAATGCAAGGCTCTGGATCCGTCTCTGCCAGAAGACGAACTGATGAAGAAAATTAACGAGtacaaagaagaaatagttGGTCAGAAAAATCCTTATATTGAGGccttattgaaaaaatctaaGCCATCTATTTCCTAA
- the LOC123273705 gene encoding DNA mismatch repair protein Msh2 isoform X2, which yields MGIVCLMYEEKSSSTIQFFKRSDYYTCHGEDALFVSNEVFKTTSSCKMIGAEPNKLESVLVNKANFENLIKDLLLVRRYRVEVYEDKGTGRNRNWVVEYKGSPGNLSQFEEILFDSGDIEADVIASGAIMAVIMGMEGKSKVVGLSCIDTMSSVIRVAQFMDDEAFSNLEALTVSNSPKECLLIQSENSQDFETIKGIIERNNVMITLKKKKDFDKESLIQDLDKLLKFKKGEMESAHIYPETNLEHAMSATAGIIKYLDLLSDEGNLGQYKIEDLKQYHFLKLDSAAIRALNIDPPPEYRLGGNRGAATSIHELLDKCKTPQGHRLLSLWLKQPLQDLAHIKERHDIVEYFVNNSSVRSEVSNEYLRQIPDLEQLVKKLLRKKARLRDVYKIYDCVNRLPQLVESLSDDSTPAALKSMILEPLKENVADMEKYQQMVEETIDFDAVETGEYFIKPSYSSDLTELNESIEKLKKKMKSQLSKAAEDLGLEAEKSIKLECTSQQGYFFRVTMKEEKIVSRSKSYTVFDSIKSGVKFRNGTLEALNQEYLEDREKYEAEQKIIVTEVINLAIGYCSTIKNIAAVAAVLDVLCAFAVAATNTQKTYVRPKMLPSDAGEMKFIQARHPCVEGQEDVHYIANDIEFKRGESEFHIITGPNMGGKSTHLKTAGIVVLLAHIGSFVPCDEASMSMVDCIFARVGAEDSPFKGLSTFMAEMIEMAYIMRTATSNSLILIDELGRGTSTYDGRGLAWAIAEDLAKNVRAFTFFATHFHEITILAENIPTVKNYHVTALVKGEDVVFLYAVKEGVSDQSFGINVARMVNLPPEVIEYAEKKLTDLEENQHIYEGYFEGPYSAAEKRKFVVEADALIEEFTGKCKALDPSLPEDELMKKINEYKEEIVGQKNPYIEALLKKSKPSIS from the exons ACACGTGCCATGGCGAAGATGCGTTGTTTGTTTCtaatgaagtttttaaaacaaCATCTTCTTGCAAAATGATTGGAGctg AACCGAATAAGCTAGAAAGTGTACTCGTCAACAAAGCCAACTTTGAAAATCtaataaaagatttattattagttagaAGATACCGAGTTGAAGTATATGAAGATAAAGGTACAGGACGTAATCGTAACTGGGTTGTTGAATACAAAGGATCACCGGGAAATTTAAGTCAATTTGAAGAAATACTTTTTGATAGTGGAGACATTGAAGCTGATGTAATTGCAAGTGGAGCTATTATGGCGGTTATTATGGGAATGGAAGGAAAATCTaaa gTTGTGGGATTGAGTTGCATTGACACAATGTCATCAGTAATTCGCGTGGCGCAGTTTATGGACGATGAAGCATTCTCAAACTTAGAAGCTTTGACAGTGTCCAACTCGCCCAAAGAATGTCTATTGATCCAGAGCGAAAACAGCCAAGACTTTGAAACAATTAAAGGCATAATTGAGCGTAACAATGTCATGATTactttgaagaagaaaaaagacTTTGACAAGGAGTCTTTGATACAGGATTTGGATAAACTTTTAAAGTTCAAAAAGGGTGAGATGGAAAGTGCCCACATTTATCCAGAAACTAATTTAGAACATGCAATGTCGGCAACCGCTGGCATTATCAAGTATCTGGATTTACTTTCGGACGAAGGAAACTTGGGTCAGTATAAAATCGAAGATCTCAAGCAATATCACTTCTTAAAACTTGATTCCGCGGCAATAAGAGCTCTGAACATCGATCCACCACCCGAGTACCGGCTGGGAGGCAACAGAGGTGCTGCTACCAGCATCCACGAGCTATTGGATAAATGTAAAACTCCCCAAGGTCATCGTCTTCTGAGTCTCTGGTTGAAACAGCCTTTACAAGATCTTGCACACATCAAAGAGCGTCATGATATCGTcgaatattttgttaataattctaGCGTTCGTTCCGAAGTTAGTAATGAGTACCTGAGACAAATTCCTGACTTAGAGCAGctggttaaaaaattactgcgTAAAAAAGCGCGTCTACGTGATGTTTATAA GATCTACGACTGTGTGAACCGCTTACCTCAGCTGGTCGAATCTTTGAGCGACGACAGTACTCCAGCAGCATTAAAATCAATGATATTAGAGCCACTGAAAGAAAATGTTGCTGACATGGAGAAATATCAGCAGATGGTCGAAGAGACTATCGACTTTGATGCTGTAGAAACTGGagagtattttattaaaccgTCTTACAGCAGTGATTTAAccg AATTAAACGAGtcgattgaaaaattgaagaagAAAATGAAATCGCAATTGAGCAAAGCCGCTGAAGATCTAGGACTTGAAGCAGAAAAGTCAATAAAATTAGAATGTACGTCCCAGCAAGGCTACTTTTTCCGTGTTACaatgaaagaagaaaaaatagtaaGTCGCAGTAAGAGTTACACAGTGTTTGATTCAATAAAAAGCGGAGTTAAATTCCGCAACGGTACATTGGAAGCCCTAAATCAAGAGTACTTGGAGGACAGAGAAAAGTACGAAGCTgagcaaaaaataattgtaacagAAGTAATAAACCTCGCGATTGGATATTGCTCGACGATTAAAAACATcgctgctgttgctgctgtATTGGATGTACTCTGTGCCTTTGCGGTTGCCGCTACTAATACTCAGAAGACGTATGTACGTCCGAAAATGCTGCCTAGTGACGCTGGAGAGATGAAGTTCATTCAGGCGAGACACCCATGTGTCGAGGGACAAGAGGATGTTCATTATATCGCTAATGATATTGAATTCAAACGTGGAGAATCGGAGTTTCATATAATTACCGGTCCTAACATGGGTGGTAAAAGTACACATTTGAAAACAGCTGGTATAGTTGTTCTTCTTGCTCATATTGGAAGCTTTGTTCCTTGCGACGAAGCCTCTATGTCTATGGTTGACTGTATTTTTGCTCGAGTCGGTGCCGAAGATTCGCCTTTTAAAGGATTGTCCACTTTTATGGCTGAGATGATAGAAATGGCTTACATTATgagg actgCAACATcaaattcacttattttaatCGATGAACTTGGTAGAGGAACGTCAACATACGACGGTCGAGGTCTAGCGTGGGCGATAGCTGAAGATTTGGCTAAAAATGTCCGAGCTTTTACATTTTTTGCGACTCACTTCCACGAGATAACGATCCTCGCTGAAAATATACCAACGGTAAAAAATTACCACGTAACAGCTCTAGTAAAAGGTGAAGACGTAGTTTTCTTGTACGCCGTCAAGGAAGGAGTCAGCGACCAAAGTTTTGGTATTAACGTTGCTCGTATGGTCAATCTACCCCCAGAAGTTATTGAATACGCGGAAAAGAAACTCACAGATCTCGAAGAAAACCAGCACATTTATGAAGGATACTTCGAGGGTCCTTACAGTGCCGCTGAGAAAAGGAAGTTTGTGGTTGAAGCTGACGCACTCATTGAAGAATTTACTGGCAAATGCAAGGCTCTGGATCCGTCTCTGCCAGAAGACGAACTGATGAAGAAAATTAACGAGtacaaagaagaaatagttGGTCAGAAAAATCCTTATATTGAGGccttattgaaaaaatctaaGCCATCTATTTCCTAA
- the LOC123273705 gene encoding DNA mismatch repair protein Msh2 isoform X3, whose amino-acid sequence MIGAEPNKLESVLVNKANFENLIKDLLLVRRYRVEVYEDKGTGRNRNWVVEYKGSPGNLSQFEEILFDSGDIEADVIASGAIMAVIMGMEGKSKVVGLSCIDTMSSVIRVAQFMDDEAFSNLEALTVSNSPKECLLIQSENSQDFETIKGIIERNNVMITLKKKKDFDKESLIQDLDKLLKFKKGEMESAHIYPETNLEHAMSATAGIIKYLDLLSDEGNLGQYKIEDLKQYHFLKLDSAAIRALNIDPPPEYRLGGNRGAATSIHELLDKCKTPQGHRLLSLWLKQPLQDLAHIKERHDIVEYFVNNSSVRSEVSNEYLRQIPDLEQLVKKLLRKKARLRDVYKIYDCVNRLPQLVESLSDDSTPAALKSMILEPLKENVADMEKYQQMVEETIDFDAVETGEYFIKPSYSSDLTELNESIEKLKKKMKSQLSKAAEDLGLEAEKSIKLECTSQQGYFFRVTMKEEKIVSRSKSYTVFDSIKSGVKFRNGTLEALNQEYLEDREKYEAEQKIIVTEVINLAIGYCSTIKNIAAVAAVLDVLCAFAVAATNTQKTYVRPKMLPSDAGEMKFIQARHPCVEGQEDVHYIANDIEFKRGESEFHIITGPNMGGKSTHLKTAGIVVLLAHIGSFVPCDEASMSMVDCIFARVGAEDSPFKGLSTFMAEMIEMAYIMRTATSNSLILIDELGRGTSTYDGRGLAWAIAEDLAKNVRAFTFFATHFHEITILAENIPTVKNYHVTALVKGEDVVFLYAVKEGVSDQSFGINVARMVNLPPEVIEYAEKKLTDLEENQHIYEGYFEGPYSAAEKRKFVVEADALIEEFTGKCKALDPSLPEDELMKKINEYKEEIVGQKNPYIEALLKKSKPSIS is encoded by the exons ATGATTGGAGctg AACCGAATAAGCTAGAAAGTGTACTCGTCAACAAAGCCAACTTTGAAAATCtaataaaagatttattattagttagaAGATACCGAGTTGAAGTATATGAAGATAAAGGTACAGGACGTAATCGTAACTGGGTTGTTGAATACAAAGGATCACCGGGAAATTTAAGTCAATTTGAAGAAATACTTTTTGATAGTGGAGACATTGAAGCTGATGTAATTGCAAGTGGAGCTATTATGGCGGTTATTATGGGAATGGAAGGAAAATCTaaa gTTGTGGGATTGAGTTGCATTGACACAATGTCATCAGTAATTCGCGTGGCGCAGTTTATGGACGATGAAGCATTCTCAAACTTAGAAGCTTTGACAGTGTCCAACTCGCCCAAAGAATGTCTATTGATCCAGAGCGAAAACAGCCAAGACTTTGAAACAATTAAAGGCATAATTGAGCGTAACAATGTCATGATTactttgaagaagaaaaaagacTTTGACAAGGAGTCTTTGATACAGGATTTGGATAAACTTTTAAAGTTCAAAAAGGGTGAGATGGAAAGTGCCCACATTTATCCAGAAACTAATTTAGAACATGCAATGTCGGCAACCGCTGGCATTATCAAGTATCTGGATTTACTTTCGGACGAAGGAAACTTGGGTCAGTATAAAATCGAAGATCTCAAGCAATATCACTTCTTAAAACTTGATTCCGCGGCAATAAGAGCTCTGAACATCGATCCACCACCCGAGTACCGGCTGGGAGGCAACAGAGGTGCTGCTACCAGCATCCACGAGCTATTGGATAAATGTAAAACTCCCCAAGGTCATCGTCTTCTGAGTCTCTGGTTGAAACAGCCTTTACAAGATCTTGCACACATCAAAGAGCGTCATGATATCGTcgaatattttgttaataattctaGCGTTCGTTCCGAAGTTAGTAATGAGTACCTGAGACAAATTCCTGACTTAGAGCAGctggttaaaaaattactgcgTAAAAAAGCGCGTCTACGTGATGTTTATAA GATCTACGACTGTGTGAACCGCTTACCTCAGCTGGTCGAATCTTTGAGCGACGACAGTACTCCAGCAGCATTAAAATCAATGATATTAGAGCCACTGAAAGAAAATGTTGCTGACATGGAGAAATATCAGCAGATGGTCGAAGAGACTATCGACTTTGATGCTGTAGAAACTGGagagtattttattaaaccgTCTTACAGCAGTGATTTAAccg AATTAAACGAGtcgattgaaaaattgaagaagAAAATGAAATCGCAATTGAGCAAAGCCGCTGAAGATCTAGGACTTGAAGCAGAAAAGTCAATAAAATTAGAATGTACGTCCCAGCAAGGCTACTTTTTCCGTGTTACaatgaaagaagaaaaaatagtaaGTCGCAGTAAGAGTTACACAGTGTTTGATTCAATAAAAAGCGGAGTTAAATTCCGCAACGGTACATTGGAAGCCCTAAATCAAGAGTACTTGGAGGACAGAGAAAAGTACGAAGCTgagcaaaaaataattgtaacagAAGTAATAAACCTCGCGATTGGATATTGCTCGACGATTAAAAACATcgctgctgttgctgctgtATTGGATGTACTCTGTGCCTTTGCGGTTGCCGCTACTAATACTCAGAAGACGTATGTACGTCCGAAAATGCTGCCTAGTGACGCTGGAGAGATGAAGTTCATTCAGGCGAGACACCCATGTGTCGAGGGACAAGAGGATGTTCATTATATCGCTAATGATATTGAATTCAAACGTGGAGAATCGGAGTTTCATATAATTACCGGTCCTAACATGGGTGGTAAAAGTACACATTTGAAAACAGCTGGTATAGTTGTTCTTCTTGCTCATATTGGAAGCTTTGTTCCTTGCGACGAAGCCTCTATGTCTATGGTTGACTGTATTTTTGCTCGAGTCGGTGCCGAAGATTCGCCTTTTAAAGGATTGTCCACTTTTATGGCTGAGATGATAGAAATGGCTTACATTATgagg actgCAACATcaaattcacttattttaatCGATGAACTTGGTAGAGGAACGTCAACATACGACGGTCGAGGTCTAGCGTGGGCGATAGCTGAAGATTTGGCTAAAAATGTCCGAGCTTTTACATTTTTTGCGACTCACTTCCACGAGATAACGATCCTCGCTGAAAATATACCAACGGTAAAAAATTACCACGTAACAGCTCTAGTAAAAGGTGAAGACGTAGTTTTCTTGTACGCCGTCAAGGAAGGAGTCAGCGACCAAAGTTTTGGTATTAACGTTGCTCGTATGGTCAATCTACCCCCAGAAGTTATTGAATACGCGGAAAAGAAACTCACAGATCTCGAAGAAAACCAGCACATTTATGAAGGATACTTCGAGGGTCCTTACAGTGCCGCTGAGAAAAGGAAGTTTGTGGTTGAAGCTGACGCACTCATTGAAGAATTTACTGGCAAATGCAAGGCTCTGGATCCGTCTCTGCCAGAAGACGAACTGATGAAGAAAATTAACGAGtacaaagaagaaatagttGGTCAGAAAAATCCTTATATTGAGGccttattgaaaaaatctaaGCCATCTATTTCCTAA